One Hippocampus zosterae strain Florida chromosome 21, ASM2543408v3, whole genome shotgun sequence genomic region harbors:
- the nrcama gene encoding neuronal cell adhesion molecule a isoform X15: MRGSILHVSAAGRVGGGGGSVEVRTTVCCYCSGREGRTREAGRTLPSPSAPSPPASRAELGRGKGGRTPHRICSTLSGPFPGRATRRSHPDSKVRPNNMDLAVPRLNAGETPMTCVGSGAVLLVMLVSHVASALEVPLDPKVLEGLPQPPTITLQSPKDYIFDPRENIVIHCEAKGKPHPSFSWTRNGSHFDVEQDSKVLLKPGSGTLIIDISGEKAEAYEGTYRCAAHNDHGTAVSNDIVIRQSRSPLWSKERLEAITVQVGVSMVLPCRPPAGLPPPVIFWMDNIFQKLPLDNRVSQALNGDLYFSNVLPEDSRNDYICYARFPNTQTIQQKQPISVTVLQTNPTVECHPGFMTPLGAASSKTVLRGDTLELECIAEGLPTPEMSWQKDGVELPSSRVSFLNYKKTLKIADVGEADAGDYTCAAANRLGAAHHVIKVAVKAAPFWISAPRNLILAPNETGILTCRVSGDPKPDISWFVNGVPIENAPEDPARKVDGDTVILSRVQSGSSAVYQCNASNEFGYLLANAFVSVLAEPPRILTPPDRVYQVITNSPALLHCATFGSPIPTITWFKDSLISIKSEDPYVIHENGTLEINVAQSQNSGKYTCMASNNLGVKENHLFLEVKEPTRILKQPEYKVAQRGTSAVFQCKVKHDPSLVPTMTWLKNAGELPDDERFEVDTDSLVIKDVTEEDEGTYTCVMNTTLDRDSASATLTVVEATPTPAIFYEKPDPPTDLKLTDQTERSVQLTWFPGDEHNSPTQKFLIQYEDLLHRPGVWVNLTEVAGTSATAQLELSPYVYYSFRVLAKNQVGYSRASQPSRQYRTNPAAPDENPSDVQGKGTEPGNLLISWTSLTGLQSNGPGLEYKVLWRQMHVDQDWSSQTVANASHLVVSGLPVYVPYEIKVQALNDYGNGPEAEVVIGYSGEDLPSSAPDGVLVTVHNSTTAQVHWEPVSPHSVRGKLKGYKVYYRRQRGLHETEEEADQESEEQVVTFSGNRSEGRLPGLQAYSLYIIFIRVLNSKGEGPRSRDKQFETPEGVPGPPSFLNVLNPNLDSLTLEWGPPLHKNGRLIGYVLQYQPVLNITEAGPVTVMDFPVNETTVTLDNLNSSVLYKFQLSAKTVKGAGANLTKEASTIVESTVASRHVDIATQGWFIGLMCAIALLILVLLIVCFIKRNKGGKYPVKEKEEAHQDPEIQPMKEDDGTFGEYSDTEDHKPLKGSRTPSNGTVRRDESDDSLVDYGEGGDGQFNEDGSFIGQYSGKKEKDTHEGNESSEAPSPVNAMNSFV, encoded by the exons ATGAG GGGGAGCATTCTTCACGTTTCGGCTGCGGGACGAGTCGGAGGAGGGGGAGGCTCGGTGGAGGTGAGGACCACAGTCTGTTGCTACTGCAGTGGCCGGGAGGGACGGACACGCGAGGCTGGTCGGACGCTTCCCTCACCATCAGCACCATCGCCACCGGCGTCGCGCGCGGAGCTGGGCCGAGGCAAGGGGGGCAGGACGCCGCATCGGATTTGCAGCACGCT ATCTGGGCCATTTCCTGGAAGGGCAACGCGGCGGTCACACCCCGACAG CAAGGTCCGGCCGAACAATATGGACTTGGCCGTGCCGCGCCTGAACGCGGGCGAGACTCCGATGACGTGCGTGGGCTCTGGCGCCGTTCTCCTGGTGATGCTCGTGAGTCACGTGGCATCGGCGCTGGAAGTGCCCCTTGATC CTAAGGTCCTGGAAGGAT TGCCCCAGCCCCCCACGATTACGCTGCAGTCCCCGAAGGATTACATCTTTGACCCGCGGGAGAACATCGTCATCCACTGTGAAGCCAAGGGGAAGCCTCACCCCAG CTTTTCTTGGACGAGGAACGGGAGCCATTTTGATGTGGAGCAAGACTCCAAAGTTCTACTGAAGCCCGGTTCGGGGACTTTGATCATTGACATCAGCGGGGAAAAGGCCGAGGCCTACGAGGGGACGTACCGGTGCGCGGCCCACAATGATCACGGCACGGCCGTCTCCAACGACATTGTCATCCGACAATCCA GGTCCCCCTTGTGGTCGAAAGAAAGACTTGAAGCCATCACAGTGCAGGTGGGGGTCTCAATGGTGCTGCCGTGCCGCCCGCCGGCGGGGCTGCCCCCTCCCGTCATTTTTTGGATGGATAACA ttTTCCAGAAGCTGCCGCTGGACAATCGCGTGTCGCAGGCGCTGAACGGCGACTTGTACTTTTCCAACGTGCTCCCAGAGGACAGCAGGAACGACTACATCTGCTACGCCCGCTTCCCAAATACGCAAACCATCCAGCAGAAGCAGCCCATCTCCGTCACAGTGCTGCAGA CCAACCCGACGGTGGAGTGCCATCCCGGTTTCATGACGCCTTTGGGCGCCGCCAGCTCCAAGACGGTCCTGCGAGGGGACACCCTGGAGCTGGAATGCATCGCCGAAGGCTT GCCCACTCCGGAGATGTCTTGGCAGAAAGACGGAGTGGAGCTGCCCAGCAGCAGGGTTTCCTTCCTCAACTACAAGAAAACCCTGAAGATTGCCGACGTGGGCGAAGCCGACGCCGGCGACTACACTTGCGCGGCCGCCAACCGCCTGGGCGCGGCGCACCACGTCATTAAGGTTGCCGTTAAAG CTGCTCCGTTCTGGATCAGCGCTCCCAGGAACCTGATCCTCGCCCCGAATGAGACCGGCATCCTGACTTGCCGAGTCAGCGGAGACCCCAAGCCGGATATTAGTTGGTTTGTCAACGGAGTGCCCATCGAAA ACGCTCCCGAGGACCCCGCCCGCAAGGTGGACGGCGATACCGTCATCCTGAGCCGCGTGCAGTCCGGCTCCAGCGCCGTTTACCAGTGTAACGCCTCCAACGAATTTGGCTACCTGCTCGCCAACGCTTTTGTCAGCGTTCTCG CCGAGCCTCCGAGGATCCTCACTCCCCCCGACCGAGTGTACCAGGTCATCACCAACAGCCCGGCTTTACTGCATTGCGCCACGTTCGGCTCGCCCATCCCGACCATCACGTG GTTCAAGGACAGTCTGATCAGCATCAAGAGCGAAGACCCCTACGTGATCCACGAAAACGGTACCCTGGAGATCAACGTGGCCCAGTCGCAAAACAGCGGCAAGTACACGTGCATGGCCAGCAACAACCTGGGCGTGAAGGAGAACCACCTTTTCCTGGAGGTCAAGGAGCCCACGCGCATCCTCAAGCAGCCCGAATACAAAGTGGCCCAACGGGGCACCAGCGCCGTCTTCCAGTGTAAAGTCAAGCACGACCCGTCCCTCGTCCCCACCATGACTTGGCTCAAAAACGCCGGCGAGCTGCCCGACGACGAGAG GTTCGAGGTGGACACGGACAGCTTGGTCATCAAAGATGTGACGGAGGAAGATGAGGGCACGTACACGTGCGTCATGAACACCACTCTGGACCGGGATTCGGCCAGCGCCACGTTGACCGTCGTCG AGGCCACGCCCACTCCGGCTATTTTCTACG AGAAACCCGACCCACCTACTGATCTCAAACTCACTGACCAAACCGAACGCAGTGTTCAGCTCACCTGGTTCCCCGGAGATGAACACAACAGTCCCACacaaa AGTTTTTGATCCAGTATGAAGATTTGCTGCACCGGCCCGGCGTCTGGGTCAACCTGACAGAGGTTGCCGGTACGAGCGCCACGGCGCAACTGGAACTCTCGCCGTACGTCTACTACTCCTTCCGGGTTCTGGCCAAGAACCAGGTGGGCTACAGCCGAGCCAGCCAGCCGTCGCGCCAGTACAGAACCAACCCGGCGG CCCCCGATGAGAATCCTTCGGATGTTCAAGGAAAAGGAACGGAACCTGGAAACCTGCTCATCTCCTGGACG TCGCTCACAGGACTCCAGTCCAATGGGCCCGGTCTGGAGTACAAGGTGCTGTGGAGACAGATGCACGTGGATCAAGATTGGTCCTCCCAGACGGTGGCCAACGCCTCCCATCTTGTCGTGTCCGGACTTCCCGTCTACGTTCCCTACGAGATCAAAGTTCAAGCTCTCAACGATTACGGCAACGGGCCCGAGGCGGAAGTCGTCATCGGCTACTCGGGGGAAGACC TGCCGAGCTCGGCCCCGGACGGCGTCTTGGTCACGGTCCACAACAGCACGACGGCACAAGTCCACTGGGAGCCGGTGTCCCCTCACTCGGTCCGTGGGAAACTGAAGGGCTACAAG GTTTACTACCGTCGGCAGCGAGGCTTGCACGAGACCGAGGAGGAAGCGGATCAAGAGTCGGAAGAACAGGTCGTGACCTTCAGCGGGAACCGCAGCGAAGGCCGTCTGCCGGGCCTGCAAGCCTACAGCCTCTACATCATCTTCATCAGGGTCCTCAATAGCAAAGGAGAAGGTCCTCGGAGTCGGGACAAACAGTTTGAGACACCCGAGGGAG TCCCAGGACCACCTTCTTTTCTCAACGTCTTGAATCCCAATTTGGACTCTCTCACTCTGGAATGGGGCCCACCACTGCACAAAAACGGACGCCTGATTGGCTATGTGCTTCAATACCAGCCAG TTCTGAACATCACAGAAGCGGGGCCGGTCACCGTCATGGATTTCCCGGTCAACGAGACCACGGTGACGCTGGACAACCTGAACTCCAGCGTCCTCTACAAGTTCCAGCTGAGCGCAAAGACCGTCAAAGGCGCCGGCGCCAATCTCACCAAAGAGGCCTCCACCATCGTGGAAAgca CCGTGGCCAGTCGGCACGTGGACATCGCCACGCAAGGCTGGTTCATCGGGCTGATGTGCGCCATCGCTCTGCTCATCCTGGTGCTCCTCATCGTCTGCTTCATCAAGAGGAACAAGGGCGGCAAGTATCCAG TGAAAGAGAAA
- the nrcama gene encoding neuronal cell adhesion molecule a isoform X12 — MRGSILHVSAAGRVGGGGGSVEVRTTVCCYCSGREGRTREAGRTLPSPSAPSPPASRAELGRGKGGRTPHRICSTLSGPFPGRATRRSHPDSKVRPNNMDLAVPRLNAGETPMTCVGSGAVLLVMLVSHVASALEVPLDLPQPPTITLQSPKDYIFDPRENIVIHCEAKGKPHPSFSWTRNGSHFDVEQDSKVLLKPGSGTLIIDISGEKAEAYEGTYRCAAHNDHGTAVSNDIVIRQSRSPLWSKERLEAITVQVGVSMVLPCRPPAGLPPPVIFWMDNIFQKLPLDNRVSQALNGDLYFSNVLPEDSRNDYICYARFPNTQTIQQKQPISVTVLQSKSFPPPPPHTPAQMPSHWLFSLSSRKLANPTVECHPGFMTPLGAASSKTVLRGDTLELECIAEGLPTPEMSWQKDGVELPSSRVSFLNYKKTLKIADVGEADAGDYTCAAANRLGAAHHVIKVAVKAAPFWISAPRNLILAPNETGILTCRVSGDPKPDISWFVNGVPIENAPEDPARKVDGDTVILSRVQSGSSAVYQCNASNEFGYLLANAFVSVLAEPPRILTPPDRVYQVITNSPALLHCATFGSPIPTITWFKDSLISIKSEDPYVIHENGTLEINVAQSQNSGKYTCMASNNLGVKENHLFLEVKEPTRILKQPEYKVAQRGTSAVFQCKVKHDPSLVPTMTWLKNAGELPDDERFEVDTDSLVIKDVTEEDEGTYTCVMNTTLDRDSASATLTVVEATPTPAIFYEKPDPPTDLKLTDQTERSVQLTWFPGDEHNSPTQKFLIQYEDLLHRPGVWVNLTEVAGTSATAQLELSPYVYYSFRVLAKNQVGYSRASQPSRQYRTNPAAPDENPSDVQGKGTEPGNLLISWTSLTGLQSNGPGLEYKVLWRQMHVDQDWSSQTVANASHLVVSGLPVYVPYEIKVQALNDYGNGPEAEVVIGYSGEDLPSSAPDGVLVTVHNSTTAQVHWEPVSPHSVRGKLKGYKVYYRRQRGLHETEEEADQESEEQVVTFSGNRSEGRLPGLQAYSLYIIFIRVLNSKGEGPRSRDKQFETPEGVPGPPSFLNVLNPNLDSLTLEWGPPLHKNGRLIGYVLQYQPVLNITEAGPVTVMDFPVNETTVTLDNLNSSVLYKFQLSAKTVKGAGANLTKEASTIVESTVASRHVDIATQGWFIGLMCAIALLILVLLIVCFIKRNKGGKYPVKEKEEAHQDPEIQPMKEDDGTFGEYSDTEDHKPLKGSRTPSNGTVRRDESDDSLVDYGEGGDGQFNEDGSFIGQYSGKKEKDTHEGNESSEAPSPVNAMNSFV; from the exons ATGAG GGGGAGCATTCTTCACGTTTCGGCTGCGGGACGAGTCGGAGGAGGGGGAGGCTCGGTGGAGGTGAGGACCACAGTCTGTTGCTACTGCAGTGGCCGGGAGGGACGGACACGCGAGGCTGGTCGGACGCTTCCCTCACCATCAGCACCATCGCCACCGGCGTCGCGCGCGGAGCTGGGCCGAGGCAAGGGGGGCAGGACGCCGCATCGGATTTGCAGCACGCT ATCTGGGCCATTTCCTGGAAGGGCAACGCGGCGGTCACACCCCGACAG CAAGGTCCGGCCGAACAATATGGACTTGGCCGTGCCGCGCCTGAACGCGGGCGAGACTCCGATGACGTGCGTGGGCTCTGGCGCCGTTCTCCTGGTGATGCTCGTGAGTCACGTGGCATCGGCGCTGGAAGTGCCCCTTGATC TGCCCCAGCCCCCCACGATTACGCTGCAGTCCCCGAAGGATTACATCTTTGACCCGCGGGAGAACATCGTCATCCACTGTGAAGCCAAGGGGAAGCCTCACCCCAG CTTTTCTTGGACGAGGAACGGGAGCCATTTTGATGTGGAGCAAGACTCCAAAGTTCTACTGAAGCCCGGTTCGGGGACTTTGATCATTGACATCAGCGGGGAAAAGGCCGAGGCCTACGAGGGGACGTACCGGTGCGCGGCCCACAATGATCACGGCACGGCCGTCTCCAACGACATTGTCATCCGACAATCCA GGTCCCCCTTGTGGTCGAAAGAAAGACTTGAAGCCATCACAGTGCAGGTGGGGGTCTCAATGGTGCTGCCGTGCCGCCCGCCGGCGGGGCTGCCCCCTCCCGTCATTTTTTGGATGGATAACA ttTTCCAGAAGCTGCCGCTGGACAATCGCGTGTCGCAGGCGCTGAACGGCGACTTGTACTTTTCCAACGTGCTCCCAGAGGACAGCAGGAACGACTACATCTGCTACGCCCGCTTCCCAAATACGCAAACCATCCAGCAGAAGCAGCCCATCTCCGTCACAGTGCTGCAGAGTAagtcgttcccccccccccccccacacacacccgcacaaatGCCCTCTCACtggctcttctctctctcctctcgcAAATTAGCCAACCCGACGGTGGAGTGCCATCCCGGTTTCATGACGCCTTTGGGCGCCGCCAGCTCCAAGACGGTCCTGCGAGGGGACACCCTGGAGCTGGAATGCATCGCCGAAGGCTT GCCCACTCCGGAGATGTCTTGGCAGAAAGACGGAGTGGAGCTGCCCAGCAGCAGGGTTTCCTTCCTCAACTACAAGAAAACCCTGAAGATTGCCGACGTGGGCGAAGCCGACGCCGGCGACTACACTTGCGCGGCCGCCAACCGCCTGGGCGCGGCGCACCACGTCATTAAGGTTGCCGTTAAAG CTGCTCCGTTCTGGATCAGCGCTCCCAGGAACCTGATCCTCGCCCCGAATGAGACCGGCATCCTGACTTGCCGAGTCAGCGGAGACCCCAAGCCGGATATTAGTTGGTTTGTCAACGGAGTGCCCATCGAAA ACGCTCCCGAGGACCCCGCCCGCAAGGTGGACGGCGATACCGTCATCCTGAGCCGCGTGCAGTCCGGCTCCAGCGCCGTTTACCAGTGTAACGCCTCCAACGAATTTGGCTACCTGCTCGCCAACGCTTTTGTCAGCGTTCTCG CCGAGCCTCCGAGGATCCTCACTCCCCCCGACCGAGTGTACCAGGTCATCACCAACAGCCCGGCTTTACTGCATTGCGCCACGTTCGGCTCGCCCATCCCGACCATCACGTG GTTCAAGGACAGTCTGATCAGCATCAAGAGCGAAGACCCCTACGTGATCCACGAAAACGGTACCCTGGAGATCAACGTGGCCCAGTCGCAAAACAGCGGCAAGTACACGTGCATGGCCAGCAACAACCTGGGCGTGAAGGAGAACCACCTTTTCCTGGAGGTCAAGGAGCCCACGCGCATCCTCAAGCAGCCCGAATACAAAGTGGCCCAACGGGGCACCAGCGCCGTCTTCCAGTGTAAAGTCAAGCACGACCCGTCCCTCGTCCCCACCATGACTTGGCTCAAAAACGCCGGCGAGCTGCCCGACGACGAGAG GTTCGAGGTGGACACGGACAGCTTGGTCATCAAAGATGTGACGGAGGAAGATGAGGGCACGTACACGTGCGTCATGAACACCACTCTGGACCGGGATTCGGCCAGCGCCACGTTGACCGTCGTCG AGGCCACGCCCACTCCGGCTATTTTCTACG AGAAACCCGACCCACCTACTGATCTCAAACTCACTGACCAAACCGAACGCAGTGTTCAGCTCACCTGGTTCCCCGGAGATGAACACAACAGTCCCACacaaa AGTTTTTGATCCAGTATGAAGATTTGCTGCACCGGCCCGGCGTCTGGGTCAACCTGACAGAGGTTGCCGGTACGAGCGCCACGGCGCAACTGGAACTCTCGCCGTACGTCTACTACTCCTTCCGGGTTCTGGCCAAGAACCAGGTGGGCTACAGCCGAGCCAGCCAGCCGTCGCGCCAGTACAGAACCAACCCGGCGG CCCCCGATGAGAATCCTTCGGATGTTCAAGGAAAAGGAACGGAACCTGGAAACCTGCTCATCTCCTGGACG TCGCTCACAGGACTCCAGTCCAATGGGCCCGGTCTGGAGTACAAGGTGCTGTGGAGACAGATGCACGTGGATCAAGATTGGTCCTCCCAGACGGTGGCCAACGCCTCCCATCTTGTCGTGTCCGGACTTCCCGTCTACGTTCCCTACGAGATCAAAGTTCAAGCTCTCAACGATTACGGCAACGGGCCCGAGGCGGAAGTCGTCATCGGCTACTCGGGGGAAGACC TGCCGAGCTCGGCCCCGGACGGCGTCTTGGTCACGGTCCACAACAGCACGACGGCACAAGTCCACTGGGAGCCGGTGTCCCCTCACTCGGTCCGTGGGAAACTGAAGGGCTACAAG GTTTACTACCGTCGGCAGCGAGGCTTGCACGAGACCGAGGAGGAAGCGGATCAAGAGTCGGAAGAACAGGTCGTGACCTTCAGCGGGAACCGCAGCGAAGGCCGTCTGCCGGGCCTGCAAGCCTACAGCCTCTACATCATCTTCATCAGGGTCCTCAATAGCAAAGGAGAAGGTCCTCGGAGTCGGGACAAACAGTTTGAGACACCCGAGGGAG TCCCAGGACCACCTTCTTTTCTCAACGTCTTGAATCCCAATTTGGACTCTCTCACTCTGGAATGGGGCCCACCACTGCACAAAAACGGACGCCTGATTGGCTATGTGCTTCAATACCAGCCAG TTCTGAACATCACAGAAGCGGGGCCGGTCACCGTCATGGATTTCCCGGTCAACGAGACCACGGTGACGCTGGACAACCTGAACTCCAGCGTCCTCTACAAGTTCCAGCTGAGCGCAAAGACCGTCAAAGGCGCCGGCGCCAATCTCACCAAAGAGGCCTCCACCATCGTGGAAAgca CCGTGGCCAGTCGGCACGTGGACATCGCCACGCAAGGCTGGTTCATCGGGCTGATGTGCGCCATCGCTCTGCTCATCCTGGTGCTCCTCATCGTCTGCTTCATCAAGAGGAACAAGGGCGGCAAGTATCCAG TGAAAGAGAAA
- the nrcama gene encoding neuronal cell adhesion molecule a isoform X10: MRGSILHVSAAGRVGGGGGSVEVRTTVCCYCSGREGRTREAGRTLPSPSAPSPPASRAELGRGKGGRTPHRICSTLSGPFPGRATRRSHPDSKVRPNNMDLAVPRLNAGETPMTCVGSGAVLLVMLVSHVASALEVPLDPKVLEGLPQPPTITLQSPKDYIFDPRENIVIHCEAKGKPHPSFSWTRNGSHFDVEQDSKVLLKPGSGTLIIDISGEKAEAYEGTYRCAAHNDHGTAVSNDIVIRQSRSPLWSKERLEAITVQVGVSMVLPCRPPAGLPPPVIFWMDNIFQKLPLDNRVSQALNGDLYFSNVLPEDSRNDYICYARFPNTQTIQQKQPISVTVLQSKSFPPPPPHTPAQMPSHWLFSLSSRKLANPTVECHPGFMTPLGAASSKTVLRGDTLELECIAEGLPTPEMSWQKDGVELPSSRVSFLNYKKTLKIADVGEADAGDYTCAAANRLGAAHHVIKVAVKAAPFWISAPRNLILAPNETGILTCRVSGDPKPDISWFVNGVPIENAPEDPARKVDGDTVILSRVQSGSSAVYQCNASNEFGYLLANAFVSVLAEPPRILTPPDRVYQVITNSPALLHCATFGSPIPTITWFKDSLISIKSEDPYVIHENGTLEINVAQSQNSGKYTCMASNNLGVKENHLFLEVKEPTRILKQPEYKVAQRGTSAVFQCKVKHDPSLVPTMTWLKNAGELPDDERWSSSAATRTCNSATAANVAQSFSPPLVRFEVDTDSLVIKDVTEEDEGTYTCVMNTTLDRDSASATLTVVEATPTPAIFYEKPDPPTDLKLTDQTERSVQLTWFPGDEHNSPTQKFLIQYEDLLHRPGVWVNLTEVAGTSATAQLELSPYVYYSFRVLAKNQVGYSRASQPSRQYRTNPAAPDENPSDVQGKGTEPGNLLISWTSLTGLQSNGPGLEYKVLWRQMHVDQDWSSQTVANASHLVVSGLPVYVPYEIKVQALNDYGNGPEAEVVIGYSGEDLPSSAPDGVLVTVHNSTTAQVHWEPVSPHSVRGKLKGYKVYYRRQRGLHETEEEADQESEEQVVTFSGNRSEGRLPGLQAYSLYIIFIRVLNSKGEGPRSRDKQFETPEGVPGPPSFLNVLNPNLDSLTLEWGPPLHKNGRLIGYVLQYQPVLNITEAGPVTVMDFPVNETTVTLDNLNSSVLYKFQLSAKTVKGAGANLTKEASTIVESTVASRHVDIATQGWFIGLMCAIALLILVLLIVCFIKRNKGGKYPVKEKEEAHQDPEIQPMKEDDGTFGEYSDTEDHKPLKGSRTPSNGTVRRDESDDSLVDYGEGGDGQFNEDGSFIGQYSGKKEKDTHEGNESSEAPSPVNAMNSFV; this comes from the exons ATGAG GGGGAGCATTCTTCACGTTTCGGCTGCGGGACGAGTCGGAGGAGGGGGAGGCTCGGTGGAGGTGAGGACCACAGTCTGTTGCTACTGCAGTGGCCGGGAGGGACGGACACGCGAGGCTGGTCGGACGCTTCCCTCACCATCAGCACCATCGCCACCGGCGTCGCGCGCGGAGCTGGGCCGAGGCAAGGGGGGCAGGACGCCGCATCGGATTTGCAGCACGCT ATCTGGGCCATTTCCTGGAAGGGCAACGCGGCGGTCACACCCCGACAG CAAGGTCCGGCCGAACAATATGGACTTGGCCGTGCCGCGCCTGAACGCGGGCGAGACTCCGATGACGTGCGTGGGCTCTGGCGCCGTTCTCCTGGTGATGCTCGTGAGTCACGTGGCATCGGCGCTGGAAGTGCCCCTTGATC CTAAGGTCCTGGAAGGAT TGCCCCAGCCCCCCACGATTACGCTGCAGTCCCCGAAGGATTACATCTTTGACCCGCGGGAGAACATCGTCATCCACTGTGAAGCCAAGGGGAAGCCTCACCCCAG CTTTTCTTGGACGAGGAACGGGAGCCATTTTGATGTGGAGCAAGACTCCAAAGTTCTACTGAAGCCCGGTTCGGGGACTTTGATCATTGACATCAGCGGGGAAAAGGCCGAGGCCTACGAGGGGACGTACCGGTGCGCGGCCCACAATGATCACGGCACGGCCGTCTCCAACGACATTGTCATCCGACAATCCA GGTCCCCCTTGTGGTCGAAAGAAAGACTTGAAGCCATCACAGTGCAGGTGGGGGTCTCAATGGTGCTGCCGTGCCGCCCGCCGGCGGGGCTGCCCCCTCCCGTCATTTTTTGGATGGATAACA ttTTCCAGAAGCTGCCGCTGGACAATCGCGTGTCGCAGGCGCTGAACGGCGACTTGTACTTTTCCAACGTGCTCCCAGAGGACAGCAGGAACGACTACATCTGCTACGCCCGCTTCCCAAATACGCAAACCATCCAGCAGAAGCAGCCCATCTCCGTCACAGTGCTGCAGAGTAagtcgttcccccccccccccccacacacacccgcacaaatGCCCTCTCACtggctcttctctctctcctctcgcAAATTAGCCAACCCGACGGTGGAGTGCCATCCCGGTTTCATGACGCCTTTGGGCGCCGCCAGCTCCAAGACGGTCCTGCGAGGGGACACCCTGGAGCTGGAATGCATCGCCGAAGGCTT GCCCACTCCGGAGATGTCTTGGCAGAAAGACGGAGTGGAGCTGCCCAGCAGCAGGGTTTCCTTCCTCAACTACAAGAAAACCCTGAAGATTGCCGACGTGGGCGAAGCCGACGCCGGCGACTACACTTGCGCGGCCGCCAACCGCCTGGGCGCGGCGCACCACGTCATTAAGGTTGCCGTTAAAG CTGCTCCGTTCTGGATCAGCGCTCCCAGGAACCTGATCCTCGCCCCGAATGAGACCGGCATCCTGACTTGCCGAGTCAGCGGAGACCCCAAGCCGGATATTAGTTGGTTTGTCAACGGAGTGCCCATCGAAA ACGCTCCCGAGGACCCCGCCCGCAAGGTGGACGGCGATACCGTCATCCTGAGCCGCGTGCAGTCCGGCTCCAGCGCCGTTTACCAGTGTAACGCCTCCAACGAATTTGGCTACCTGCTCGCCAACGCTTTTGTCAGCGTTCTCG CCGAGCCTCCGAGGATCCTCACTCCCCCCGACCGAGTGTACCAGGTCATCACCAACAGCCCGGCTTTACTGCATTGCGCCACGTTCGGCTCGCCCATCCCGACCATCACGTG GTTCAAGGACAGTCTGATCAGCATCAAGAGCGAAGACCCCTACGTGATCCACGAAAACGGTACCCTGGAGATCAACGTGGCCCAGTCGCAAAACAGCGGCAAGTACACGTGCATGGCCAGCAACAACCTGGGCGTGAAGGAGAACCACCTTTTCCTGGAGGTCAAGGAGCCCACGCGCATCCTCAAGCAGCCCGAATACAAAGTGGCCCAACGGGGCACCAGCGCCGTCTTCCAGTGTAAAGTCAAGCACGACCCGTCCCTCGTCCCCACCATGACTTGGCTCAAAAACGCCGGCGAGCTGCCCGACGACGAGAGGTGGAGCTCCTCCGCCGCGACGCGTACGTGTAACTCGGCGACTGCCGCCAACGTGGCCCAATCTTTTTCTCCCCCGCTCGTCAGGTTCGAGGTGGACACGGACAGCTTGGTCATCAAAGATGTGACGGAGGAAGATGAGGGCACGTACACGTGCGTCATGAACACCACTCTGGACCGGGATTCGGCCAGCGCCACGTTGACCGTCGTCG AGGCCACGCCCACTCCGGCTATTTTCTACG AGAAACCCGACCCACCTACTGATCTCAAACTCACTGACCAAACCGAACGCAGTGTTCAGCTCACCTGGTTCCCCGGAGATGAACACAACAGTCCCACacaaa AGTTTTTGATCCAGTATGAAGATTTGCTGCACCGGCCCGGCGTCTGGGTCAACCTGACAGAGGTTGCCGGTACGAGCGCCACGGCGCAACTGGAACTCTCGCCGTACGTCTACTACTCCTTCCGGGTTCTGGCCAAGAACCAGGTGGGCTACAGCCGAGCCAGCCAGCCGTCGCGCCAGTACAGAACCAACCCGGCGG CCCCCGATGAGAATCCTTCGGATGTTCAAGGAAAAGGAACGGAACCTGGAAACCTGCTCATCTCCTGGACG TCGCTCACAGGACTCCAGTCCAATGGGCCCGGTCTGGAGTACAAGGTGCTGTGGAGACAGATGCACGTGGATCAAGATTGGTCCTCCCAGACGGTGGCCAACGCCTCCCATCTTGTCGTGTCCGGACTTCCCGTCTACGTTCCCTACGAGATCAAAGTTCAAGCTCTCAACGATTACGGCAACGGGCCCGAGGCGGAAGTCGTCATCGGCTACTCGGGGGAAGACC TGCCGAGCTCGGCCCCGGACGGCGTCTTGGTCACGGTCCACAACAGCACGACGGCACAAGTCCACTGGGAGCCGGTGTCCCCTCACTCGGTCCGTGGGAAACTGAAGGGCTACAAG GTTTACTACCGTCGGCAGCGAGGCTTGCACGAGACCGAGGAGGAAGCGGATCAAGAGTCGGAAGAACAGGTCGTGACCTTCAGCGGGAACCGCAGCGAAGGCCGTCTGCCGGGCCTGCAAGCCTACAGCCTCTACATCATCTTCATCAGGGTCCTCAATAGCAAAGGAGAAGGTCCTCGGAGTCGGGACAAACAGTTTGAGACACCCGAGGGAG TCCCAGGACCACCTTCTTTTCTCAACGTCTTGAATCCCAATTTGGACTCTCTCACTCTGGAATGGGGCCCACCACTGCACAAAAACGGACGCCTGATTGGCTATGTGCTTCAATACCAGCCAG TTCTGAACATCACAGAAGCGGGGCCGGTCACCGTCATGGATTTCCCGGTCAACGAGACCACGGTGACGCTGGACAACCTGAACTCCAGCGTCCTCTACAAGTTCCAGCTGAGCGCAAAGACCGTCAAAGGCGCCGGCGCCAATCTCACCAAAGAGGCCTCCACCATCGTGGAAAgca CCGTGGCCAGTCGGCACGTGGACATCGCCACGCAAGGCTGGTTCATCGGGCTGATGTGCGCCATCGCTCTGCTCATCCTGGTGCTCCTCATCGTCTGCTTCATCAAGAGGAACAAGGGCGGCAAGTATCCAG TGAAAGAGAAA